The Deltaproteobacteria bacterium genome has a window encoding:
- a CDS encoding STAS domain-containing protein produces the protein MTQDEDGAFAFKGELTIHDLDYFKDILETAGARVKTLTLSFAEVEFADTASIQFLTAFRRHLGKRVEWKIKALSPEMEKLLSLCGVKDMVVS, from the coding sequence ATGACCCAGGACGAAGACGGCGCTTTCGCCTTCAAGGGGGAGCTTACCATCCACGATCTCGATTACTTCAAGGACATCCTGGAAACGGCAGGCGCCCGCGTCAAGACCCTCACTCTTTCCTTTGCCGAGGTGGAGTTCGCGGATACCGCTTCCATCCAGTTTCTTACGGCCTTCAGACGGCACCTGGGCAAGAGGGTCGAATGGAAAATAAAGGCCCTGTCGCCTGAAATGGAAAAACTCCTTTCCCTGTGCGGGGTAAAGGACATGGTTGTTTCATGA
- a CDS encoding NUDIX domain-containing protein, whose protein sequence is MVKKNSITVVPAPESPSEAISAATLILVREKNGGMETYLMRRRSRKGAFAGAFVFPGGVVEPSDSDPGLLARTRKPRGSNDFDSALFMAAIRETFEESGVLFADCGNDGAFLHRADVARGRMSFPDLAGAYDLSIRADELSPFGRWVTPLSEPRRFDARFFAARMPKGQEPVPDGDELVEGLWISPAEALSRQAEGGLPLFPPTLFTLWEIGQSPSFESLAEKAVGNDLGPVLPQPFYSGDSMGVLLPHDPEYGIDDFRQEARPGKPSRVVARRGVWELL, encoded by the coding sequence ATGGTGAAAAAAAATTCGATAACGGTGGTTCCCGCCCCGGAATCGCCGTCTGAAGCAATATCCGCCGCAACTCTTATCCTGGTCAGGGAAAAAAACGGCGGCATGGAAACCTATCTCATGCGGCGCCGGAGCAGAAAGGGCGCTTTTGCAGGGGCTTTCGTCTTCCCCGGCGGGGTGGTGGAGCCTTCCGACTCGGACCCCGGACTTCTCGCCCGCACCAGAAAGCCCAGGGGCTCGAATGATTTCGATTCAGCGCTCTTTATGGCGGCCATACGCGAGACCTTCGAGGAATCAGGCGTGCTTTTCGCGGACTGCGGGAACGACGGGGCTTTTCTGCACAGGGCCGACGTGGCCAGGGGGCGGATGAGCTTTCCGGACCTGGCCGGGGCATACGATCTTAGCATTCGGGCGGACGAATTGTCCCCCTTTGGCCGCTGGGTGACACCCCTTTCCGAACCCAGGCGCTTCGACGCCCGGTTTTTCGCGGCCCGAATGCCCAAGGGCCAGGAGCCTGTTCCCGACGGTGACGAACTTGTGGAAGGGCTGTGGATATCACCCGCCGAGGCCCTTTCACGGCAGGCGGAAGGCGGGCTTCCGCTTTTCCCGCCCACCCTCTTCACCCTGTGGGAAATCGGGCAAAGTCCATCCTTTGAATCCCTGGCCGAAAAGGCCGTCGGGAACGACCTGGGGCCGGTTCTGCCCCAGCCGTTTTATTCCGGAGATTCCATGGGCGTGCTTCTTCCCCACGATCCCGAATACGGCATAGACGATTTCCGGCAAGAGGCCCGGCCCGGAAAACCCTCCCGCGTGGTGGCCCGTCGGGGCGTGTGGGAGCTTTTGTAA
- a CDS encoding response regulator gives MSKHIMVVDDSPTIRSSVAFCLRNAGYEVDEAKDGMEALERLETLRQEGVALALILTDINMPRMDGITFIGRVKNTPFRFLPILVLSTEGEQAMIEKGKKVGASGWLIKPFNPEQLLWAIRKLIYTK, from the coding sequence ATGTCAAAACACATCATGGTCGTTGATGATTCGCCCACCATCCGTTCTTCCGTGGCGTTCTGCTTAAGGAATGCCGGCTACGAGGTCGACGAGGCCAAGGACGGCATGGAGGCCCTGGAGCGCCTGGAGACCCTGAGGCAGGAAGGCGTGGCCCTGGCGCTTATTCTGACGGACATAAACATGCCCCGCATGGATGGAATAACATTTATCGGCAGGGTGAAAAACACCCCTTTCCGTTTTCTGCCCATACTGGTCCTGTCCACCGAGGGCGAACAGGCCATGATAGAAAAGGGAAAAAAGGTCGGGGCTTCCGGGTGGCTCATCAAGCCTTTCAATCCCGAACAGCTCTTGTGGGCCATACGAAAACTAATTTATACGAAATGA